A window from Engraulis encrasicolus isolate BLACKSEA-1 chromosome 11, IST_EnEncr_1.0, whole genome shotgun sequence encodes these proteins:
- the brf2 gene encoding transcription factor IIIB 50 kDa subunit — translation MPPTCAECGSSKVVQDDLYSESTLVCEDCGSIVPTQHLTTTRSEEEQGTSVPYYASTETTKHPSRNLIKGIKRVQALCRIYRFSGDLEYTTVELFKRAYAHPAFLMAKMERKEVLGGACMVAVARMNNKPVTLATIGSLLEADPTSLGTVYQELVSSLQLQVNSAAITELLESYCHGLNLTAQAVGEAFSEKPSQLTERATSLVELAGDAWLVTGRNPLRMCLAVTFLAWQSFQPAVRMKVSVTEFCRLANAMDGTKKKVSPAVLQRVRELREVLCKLGAQLPWLRGVPPDPHHVAALVEDILKYKRMLLARTLRSHEEALEAEHAKKEEDAMESVLIAEKKNTAAETAAANKKTTGSADANKSKSRTSIRNANDMGSTDAWSMTSLAPEKNVPPEPSGNTQCSKTLNASSTTVPHSIATQSQYTPLTGDMAVPANANLTPACVLVLPSLTLMIPQGQVRVVEYTQPGGLKRKAEETISETTPAKRTDTDGLGAHEFGEEEVERPPSFGPESRRSDTGGLKGKAEEMLSTMSTSAPPKGTDALGTHELGGEEERKSPSVGSESHCSDDDIELPEEQERSSSFGSESPSSDDDIKPPEELERSPSVGPESHCSNDELPADHWSKRQLFVPPCVSHPKRRLPRAERGPDVTGDEEISDSEIESYLRSPQEAQDFSQAQNVQAAEERFQQLLAEQKAK, via the exons ATGCCGCCTACTTGTGCTGAGTGTGGATCCAGTAAAGTGGTGCAAGATGACCTGTACTCCGAATCAACACTGGTCTGCGAAGACTGCGGCTCGATTGTCCCTACACAACACCTTACCACAACCCGAAGCGAGGAGGAGCAGGGAACAT CTGTTCCATATTATGCCAGCACAGAGACCACAAAGCATCCCTCAAGGAATCTCATCAAAG GCATCAAGAGGGTGCAAGCCCTGTGCCGCATCTACCGTTTCTCGGGCGACCTGGAGTACACCACGGTTGAGCTGTTCAAGCGCGCCTACGCCCACCCAGCCTTCCTCATGGCCAAGATGGAGAGGAAGGAGGTGCTGGGCGGGGCATGCATGGTCGCCGTGGCGCGCATGAACAACAAGCCGGTCACCCTGGCGACCATCGGCTCACTGCTGGAGGCGGACCCCACGTCGCTGGGCACGGTGTACCAGGAGCTGGTCAGCAGTCTGCAGCTGCAGGTCAACAGCGCGGCCATCACCGAGCTGCTGGAGAGCTACTGCCACGG GTTGAACCTGACTGCGCAGGCGGTGGGAGAGGCGTTTAGCGAGAAGCCGTCTCAGCTGACTGAGAGGGCCACGTCCCTGGTGGAGCTGGCAGGGGACGCCTGGCTAGTCACCGGTCGCAACCCACTCCGCATGTGCCTGGCTGTGACCTTCCTGGCCTGGCAGTCCTTCCAACCAGCT GTGCGTATGAAAGTGTCTGTGACGGAGTTCTGCCGTCTGGCCAACGCCATGGATGGCACCAAGAAGAAGGTGAGCCCGGCGGTGCTGCAGCGGGTCAGGGAGTTGAGGGAGGTGCTGTGCAAGCTGGGCGCACAGCTGCCCTGGCTCAGGGGCGTGCCCCCGGACCCGCACCACGTCGCCGCCCTGGTGGAGGACATCCTCAAGTACAAGCGCATGCTGCTGGCCAGGACCCTGCGAAGCCACGAGGAAGCCCTGGAGGCGGAACACGCCAAGAAGGAAGAAGACGCAATGGAGAGTGTTTTGATTGCTGAGAAGAAGAACACGGCAGCGGAGACCGCGGCTGCTAACAAGAAAACGACTGGGAGCGCGGATGCTAACAAGAGCAAGTCTCGAACAAGTATCAGGAATGCTAACGATATGGGGAGCACTGACGCATGGTCTATGACGTCACTGGCCCCAGAAAAGAACGTTCCTCCAGAACCTTCTGGGAACACGCAATGTTCGAAAACATTGAACGCTTCTTCAACAACAGTGCCTCACAGTATTGCCACACAGTCGCAGTATACTCCGCTGACCGGGGACATGGCTGTTCCTGCTAACGCTAACTTAACACCAGCTTGCGTACTTGTATTACCCTCGTTAACCCTAATGATACCCCAGGGGCAGGTTAGAGTGGTTGAGTACACACAGCCAGGTGGGTTGAAGAGAAAAGCAGAAGAGACGATATCTGAAACAACACCGGCAAAGAGGACAGATACGGATGGTCTTGGTGCACATGAATTTGgggaagaggaggtagagaggccCCCCTCTTTTGGGCCAGAGTCTCGACGCAGTGACACTGGCGGCTTGAAGGGAAAAGCTGAAGAGATGCTATCCACAATGTCAACATCAGCGCCACCGAAGGGGACCGATGCTCTTGGGACACATGAACTcgggggagaagaggaaaggaagtcGCCCTCTGTTGGGTCGGAGTCTCATTGCAGTGACGACGACATCGAGCTCCCTGAAGAGCAGGAGAGATCGTCCTCTTTTGGCTCGGAGTCTCCTTCCAGTGATGACGACATCAAGCCCCCTGAAGAGTTGGAGAGATCGCCCTCTGTTGGGCCGGAGTCTCATTGCAGTAATGACGAGCTCCCTGCTGACCACTGGAGCAAGAGGCAGCTGTTCGTGCCGCCCTGCGTGTCGCACCCCAAGAGGAGGTTGCCTAGAGCGGAGCGCGGACCCGACGTGACGGGGGACGAGGAGATCTCGGACAGCGAGATCGAGTCCTACCTGCGCTCCCCTCAGGAGGCGCAAGACTTCTCGCAGGCCCAGAACGTGCAAGCTGCCGAGGAGCGCTTTCAGCAGCTGCTGGCGGAGCAGAAAGCAAAGTGA